Proteins encoded together in one Macadamia integrifolia cultivar HAES 741 chromosome 8, SCU_Mint_v3, whole genome shotgun sequence window:
- the LOC122087606 gene encoding E3 ubiquitin-protein ligase WAV3-like translates to MGSKWRKAKIALGLHLCVYVPRTLDDSPPSLDAAGRYSDVSSLSPVSRNSDSRPSMLTSPSPSSSGLRLSKSGSRSLKRTCAICLATMKPGHGHAIFTAECSHAFHFQCIASNVKHGNQVCPVCRAKWKEVPFQGPSSELPHGRARINPVDWPQDDAWMTVLRRLPPTRPGSHRHIASMFQAPEPSLFNDDDPLSIQSELAERPSSPKEDLDSNSNRTMDLKTYPEVSAVSRLNTHEGFTVLIHLKAPVASSGQNLGRGTANMPATTQTSRAPVDLVTVLDVSGSMAGTKLALLKRAMGFVIQNLGPSDRLSVIAFSSTARRLFPLRQMTDAGKQHALQAVNSLISNGGTNIAEGLRKGAKVMEERREKNPVCSIILLSDGQDTYTVSSPGGSQPRPDYQSLLPFSVRGSGNTGCKIPVHAFGFGADHDAASMHSISETSGGTFSFIEAEGVIQDAFAQCIGGLLSVVVQELQVEMECVHPGLRLCSLKAGSYTSHLMNDARTGYIDVGDLYADEERDFLLSVNVPAAGESGGMTSLVKVRCVYKDPVTKETATLEGDEVRIQRPENAGHRVVSIEVDRQQNRLQAADAIAAARAAAERGDLTGAVSILECCRKALAETASARAGDRLCLALDAELREMQERMASRQMYEVSGRAYVLSGLSSHSWQRATTRGDSIDGSSFIQAYQTPTMVDMVTRSHSMLLGSPTIQPPVRPARSFQLRPQPR, encoded by the exons ATGGGAAGTAAATGGAGAAAAGCGAAGATTGCTCTGGGTTTACATCTCTGCGTTTACGTTCCGAGGACTCTGGATGATTCACCCCCGTCCCTTGATGCTGCTGGGAGGTATTCCGATGTGTCTTCGCTTTCACCAGTGTCCCGGAACTCAGATTCTCGACCTTCAATGTTGACTTCCCCGTCACCATCATCCTCGGGTCTTCGGCTGTCTAAAAGCGGCAGCAGATCCTTGAAG AGGACCTGTGCGATATGCCTTGCCACCATGAAACCAGGCCACGGCCATGCCATCTTCACTGCAGAATGTTCACATGCTTTCCATTTCCAGTGCATTGCTTCTAATGTGAAGCACGGCAATCAAGTTTGTCCTGTTTGTAGAGCAAAATGGAAGGAAGTTCCTTTTCAAGGCCCTAGTTCAGAGCTCCCCCATGGGAGGGCAAGAATCAACCCAGTAGATTGGCCGCAAGATGATGCCTGGATGACTGTACTACGCAGACTCCCTCCAACTCGGCCAGGTTCTCACCGGCACATTGCGTCCATGTTCCAGGCTCCTGAGCCAAGTTTATTCAATGATGATGACCCTTTGAGTATCCAATCTGAGTTAGCTGAAAGACCCTCTTCTCCAAAGGAAGATTTGGATAGCAATTCCAATAGAACAATGGATTTGAAAACATATCCTGAAGTGTCAGCTGTCTCACGGCTAAACACCCATGAGGGATTTACTGTTCTAATCCATCTCAAGGCTCCTGTTGCGAGTTCAGGTCAAAATTTAGGCAGAGGCACAGCTAACATGCCGGCAACAACGCAAACTTCTCGTGCTCCGGTTGACCTTGTCACCGTGCTTGATGTCAGTGGCAGCATGGCGGGTACCAAGCTTGCATTGCTGAAGCGAGCCATGGGATTTGTAATACAGAACCTTGGCCCCTCCGATCGGCTGTCAGTCATTGCCTTCTCATCTACAGCACGTCGCCTGTTCCCTCTCCGTCAAATGACGGATGCTGGGAAACAGCATGCACTTCAGGCTGTAAACTCCCTGATTTCAAATGGTGGAACGAATATTGCTGAGGGTCTGAGGAAGGGTGCCAAGGTTATGGAAGAGCGCAGGGAGAAGAATCCCGTTTGCAGTATCATATTATTATCTGATGGGCAGGATACCTATACAGTCAGTAGTCCAGGAGGATCCCAACCACGGCCAGATTACCAGtctcttcttccattctctGTACGTGGTAGTGGTAACACAGGTTGTAAGATTCCAGTCCATGCATTTGGATTTGGTGCAGACCATGATGCTGCTTCAATGCACTCAATCTCGGAAACCTCTGGTGGGACCTTCTCCTTCATAGAGGCTGAGGGCGTGATCCAGGATGCATTTGCCCAGTGCATAGGGGGTCTACTGAGTGTGGTTGTTCAGGAGTTGCAAGTAGAGATGGAGTGTGTGCATCCAGGTCTTCGTCTTTGTTCACTGAAAGCTGGAAGTTACACAAGCCATTTGATGAATGATGCGAGGACAGGCTACATTGATGTTGGTGATCTGTATGCGGACGAGGAGAGGGATTTTCTGTTGTCAGTCAATGTTCCGGCAGCGGGTGAGTCCGGTGGCATGACATCATTAGTGAAGGTGCGTTGTGTTTATAAAGACCCTGTGACAAAAGAGACTGCGACTTTAGAAGGGGATGAAGTGAGAATTCAGAGGCCTGAAAATGCTGGACACAGGGTGGTGTCTATAGAGGTAGACAGGCAGCAGAACAGGCTACAAGCTGCCGATGCGATAGCTGCAGCAAGAGCTGCAGCTGAGCGCGGTGACCTCACTGGTGCTGTGTCTATCCTTGAGTGCTGCCGAAAAGCATTGGCAGAAACTGCATCGGCACGAGCTGGGGACCGGCTCTGTTTAGCTTTGGATGCAGAGCTAAGGGAGATGCAGGAGCGGATGGCTAGCCGGCAGATGTATGAAGTATCTGGAAGAGCATATGTGCTGTCGGGTCTGAGCTCTCACTCATGGCAGAGGGCAACTACTCGCGGAGACTCCATAGATGGCTCAAGTTTTATACAGGCATACCAGACGCCAACCATGGTTGACATGGTCACCCGGTCACACAGTATGTTACTTGGTAGCCCAACAATCCAGCCACCAGTTCGACCAGCGCGATCATTTCAGTTACGACCGCAGCCTAGGTAA
- the LOC122087054 gene encoding receptor-like serine/threonine-protein kinase NCRK, producing MKLRLEVALAWIITLLWLQYISCDERSDESSINKWTCSCASSQQGNQSYAIGPNCSASCDCSPEEAGGDRWTCLCAAEGLPKTAGLHDSSCFTACNCTSGFVEPKPSRKHISSKVVVYILLMCVVLTTVTFLASLACYVHRRGKCRLQPPVFSSDNYTSCNSATNLISHGSNSVPEFKVNVNPPLSPFTGFIQKASFMFRSKRKTIPGKVIQFTYSELELTTNKFSDVNLIGLGGSSHVYCGQLKDGTTVAVKRLKTQGGADADSVFFTEIELISRLHHCHVVPLLGYCSESQGRHAERLLVFEYMSNGNLRDWLDGVQDKEPLDWGTRVSIAFGAARGLEYLHEAAAPRVLHRDVKSTNILLDEKFKAKITDLGMAKCLRNDDLPSCSSSPARMQGTFGYFAPEYAIVGKASLKSDVFSFGVVLLELISGRQPIHKGSNKGHESLVIWATPRLQDSKRVVSELPDPLLRGNFPKEEMQIMAYLAKECLLLDPDSRPTMSEVAQILSTIAPETSRRRNFAVNLFQSSSNQSTKSSVDMEKSKEQDAGHVDAGSLRRIASDRWSARCSLPLSLDRTLCVEDGRKELDTATSAECIERLILLTSKARSWRAPEDETVDLTEPRFESFCLASMQSP from the exons ATGAAGCTTCGGTTGGAAGTAGCCCTTGCTTGGATCATTACCCTGCTGTGGCTTCAGTACATTTCTTGTG ATGAACGTTCTGATGAGTCAAGCATCAACAAATGGACCTGTTCATGCGCTTCTTCTCAACAAGGAAATCAAAGCTATGCTATTGGACCTAACTGCTCTGCATCATGTGATTGCAGTCCTG AAGAAGCTGGTGGAGATAGATGGACATGTCTTTGCGCTGCTGAAGGATTGCCGAAAACAGCTGGTCTCCATGATTCCAGTTGTTTTACAGCCTGCAACTGCACATCTG GTTTTGTTGAACCAAAACCATCAAGGAAGCACATTTCCAGCAAAGTCGTTGTGTACATCCTCCTAATGTGTGTTGTGCTCACAACTGTTACATTTCTTGCATCATTGGCGTGCTATGTGCATAGGAGGGGAAAGTGTCGTCTTCAGCCTCCAGTATTTTCATCAGATAATTACACAAGCTGCAATAGCGCTACCAACCTAATTAGTCATGGGTCTAATTCCGTGCCTGAATTCAAAGTTAACGTGAATCCCCCTTTGAGTCCATTCACAG GCTTCATACAGAAGGCTTCTTTCATGtttagaagcaaaagaaaaacaataccTGGAAAAGTTATTCAGTTTACGTACTCAGAATTGGAGCTGACAACCAATAAGTTCTCTGATGTCAATCTGATAGGTCTTGGGGGGAGCAGCCATGTCTATTGTGGTCAGCTAAAAGATGGCACCACTGTTGCTGTTAAGCGGCTAAAAACTCAAGGGGGGGCTGATGCAGATTCCGTGTTTTTCACTGAA atcGAATTGATATCAAGACTTCACCATTGTCATGTGGTCCCTTTGCTTGGATACTGCTCGGAATCTCAAGGAAGACATGCTGAGAGGCTACTGGTCTTTGAGTACATGTCTAATGGTAACCTAAGAGATTGGTTGGATGGAGTTCAAGATAAGGAACCCTTGGACTGGGGGACTCGTGTTAGTATTGCTTTTGGGGCTGCAAGGGGTTTGGAATATCTTCATGAAGCTGCTGCTCCTAGAGTTTTGCATAGAGATGTCAAATCCACCAATATTCTTTTGGACGAGAAGTTTAAAGCTAAA ATAACTGATCTTGGAATGGCAAAATGCTTGAGGAATGATGACCTTCCCAGCTGTTCGAGTTCTCCTGCAAGAATGCAAGGCACTTTTGGATATTTTGCACCGGAGTATGCAATTGTTGGAAAGGCCTCTCTTAAGTCTGACGTCTTCAGCTTTGGAGTGGTTCTTCTTGAGTTGATCAGTGGTCGGCAGCCCATTCATAAAGGATCCAATAAAGGACATGAAAGCCTTGTCATATGG GCTACCCCTCGTCTACAGGATAGCAAACGGGTGGTATCGGAATTGCCTGACCCACTTTTGAGAGGGAACTTTCCCAAAGAAGAGATGCAGATAATGGCTTACTTGGCGAAGGAATGCTTGCTTTTGGATCCTGATTCTCGACCAACTATGAGTGAGGTTGCTCAAATCCTTTCCACTATTGCACCTGAGACATCTAGGAGACGAAATTTCGCTGTAAACCTTTTTCAG AGCTCATCCAATCAAAGCACAAAAAGTTCAGTAGACATGGAGAAGTCTAAGGAACAGGATGCTGGTCATGTTGATGCAGGGAGCCTCAGAAGAATCGCATCTGATAGATGGTCTGCTCGCTGTTCATTACCGTTGAGTTTAGACCGTACACTATGTGTTGAGGACGGTAGGAAAGAACTGGACACAGCAACGTCGGCTGAGTGTATAGAGAGATTGATCCTCTTAACTTCAAAAGCTAGAAGTTGGCGTGCCCCAGAAGATGAAACAGTGGACTTAACTGAGCCCCGATTTGAATCATTTTGTTTAGCAAGCATGCAATCACCATGA